GGACAAGGACCGGGACGGGGACCGGGGGCGTGTCGTGAACCGGGGCCGGCGCAGGGCACCCCGCAGGAAGACGGCGATCACGTCGAAAGGGTTGCTCCTGGGCGCGGGAGCGGTTCTGGCGGGCGGCGCGGTCGCGGTGGCCGTGACCGTGTGGCCGGGCGACGAGCGGCGGACGCCCAGCGGATCGGGGCCGTCGCCGGAGCGGTCGTCCGTGAGCGCCGCCGGTACGTCGCCCTCCGCTTCCCCCTCGCCGTCGCGCACCTATCCCCTGTCGACGAAGCCGCAGACCATCCCGGCCGTACGGCAGCACGAGCCCGCCCGCGGCCCCGGCTGGAAGCCCGCCGACGGGGGCCGGGTCGTCGTACGGAACGCGGCGCTGGCCGACGAGGGGCGGCTGACCGCCGGGGAACTCGGACTGGCGTACGCGGGGGAGGAGCGGCCCCGGGCCGGGGACGTGGAGCTGGCGCTCACCGGAGCGGACGCGCCGAGGTCGGAGGCGTACACGCTGACCGTGAAGGACGGCCGCGTGCGGATCGCCGCGCCCGCCGAGGCGGGCGTCTTCTACGGCACGCGCACCCTGAAGCAGGAGGTGCGCGGCGGCGGTACGGCGCCGGAGGGCGTCGTCCGGGACGAGCCGGCCAAGCCGCAGCGCGGGTTCATGCTCGACATCGCGCGCAAGCACTTCACGGCGGGCTGGATCGAGGACCGCATCCGCGAGCTGGGCGACCTGAAGTACAACCAGCTCGGCCTGCACTTCTCCGACGACCAGGGCTTCCGGATCGAGTCCACCAGCCACCCCGAGGTGGTCTCCCGGCAGCACCTCACCAAGGCCCAGGTGCGCAAGATCCTGGACCTCGCGGAGAGCCGCCACATCGAGGTCGTGCCCGAGATCGACTCGCCGGGGCATCTGGGGGCCGTGATCGCGGCCAACCCGGGGCTCCAGCTGAAGAACGCCCAGGGGGTCGCCGCGAGCGGGGCCGTCGACATCTCCAACCCCCGGTCCGCCGAGGTCGTGGACGAACTGCTCGACGAGTACGCCGACCTGTTCGACGGCGCGTACTGGCACCTGGGCGCCGACGAGTACCGGGCGCTGATGGCCTCGAACCCCGAGGCCTCGTACCCGCAGCTGGCCGCCGCCGCGCGGCAGAAGTACGGCCCCGGCGCGACCGTCGCCGATCTCGCCACCGGCTGGCTGAACGACCGCGCCGCGGTGATGCGCGGCCACGACCGGACCGTGCGGGCCTGGAACGACGGGTTCTTCCGGGGCGGCTCGGTCCAGGCGGACAAGGCGATCCAGGTCGCGTACTGGACGGGCAAGGAGATCG
This genomic stretch from Streptomyces deccanensis harbors:
- a CDS encoding beta-N-acetylhexosaminidase; translation: MLLGAGAVLAGGAVAVAVTVWPGDERRTPSGSGPSPERSSVSAAGTSPSASPSPSRTYPLSTKPQTIPAVRQHEPARGPGWKPADGGRVVVRNAALADEGRLTAGELGLAYAGEERPRAGDVELALTGADAPRSEAYTLTVKDGRVRIAAPAEAGVFYGTRTLKQEVRGGGTAPEGVVRDEPAKPQRGFMLDIARKHFTAGWIEDRIRELGDLKYNQLGLHFSDDQGFRIESTSHPEVVSRQHLTKAQVRKILDLAESRHIEVVPEIDSPGHLGAVIAANPGLQLKNAQGVAASGAVDISNPRSAEVVDELLDEYADLFDGAYWHLGADEYRALMASNPEASYPQLAAAARQKYGPGATVADLATGWLNDRAAVMRGHDRTVRAWNDGFFRGGSVQADKAIQVAYWTGKEIGARPPIEYLSAGRQVINYNDEYLYYVLGEPNQFVYPTGQRIYESWTPRVLRGTTAVPAQYDDQILGGSFAVWCDLANRQTEAQVAAGVRMPLRALSQKLWDPGKPALTWPQFRELAGKVS